Proteins encoded together in one Pontiella desulfatans window:
- a CDS encoding sulfatase: MKQLALIVGIGLALTVASAGNRPNILFIAIDDMNDWTGFLGGHPQAQTPNMDKLAKKGINFTNAHCSAPGCSPSRNALLYGVEPFNSGLYAFYDQEGFSDKVLEDYASIPQFFKNKGYRTYGSGKIHHRRVPTDVEWTEFYELEKSNPLKFDDVEGYRQGKSNKMRFSPTLSPLEDHTDYKNTAFGVDVLSREHDKPFFLAVGIVRPHLPFTCPKQFFDLYPKEVEPPRINPTDHSDIPAVGKAMAKVSDDRRFKQDEAWNKVRRAYLACISWADYNVGRLLDALDASPYAGNTVVVLWSDHGYGLGEKKHFRKFALWEETTRVPFIIWDAREGKPVAGREVKEGVSLINIYRTLAELSNLDSPEYVDGFSLVPQLRDHEAPVEGQAICSWGRGNYTVRTRDWRYTRYYNGGEELYDHTKDPDEWTNLAKNPEYTEVKNRLSSKLPRQEAPIVLDGLEGWSIPYSADKPLEKTNKGEE, translated from the coding sequence ATGAAGCAACTGGCTTTAATCGTGGGGATAGGCCTGGCACTCACTGTTGCCTCGGCAGGCAATAGGCCGAACATTCTGTTTATTGCGATCGACGATATGAACGACTGGACGGGCTTTCTCGGCGGGCATCCGCAGGCGCAGACACCCAACATGGATAAGTTGGCAAAGAAGGGGATCAATTTCACCAATGCGCATTGTTCCGCACCCGGTTGCTCGCCGAGCCGAAACGCATTGCTCTACGGAGTGGAGCCGTTCAATTCCGGGCTCTATGCCTTTTATGACCAGGAAGGCTTCTCGGATAAAGTGCTCGAGGATTATGCATCGATTCCACAGTTTTTTAAAAACAAGGGCTACCGCACCTATGGTTCGGGCAAGATCCACCACCGGCGAGTTCCAACTGACGTGGAGTGGACGGAGTTTTATGAATTGGAAAAGTCCAATCCTCTGAAGTTCGACGACGTCGAGGGCTACCGCCAGGGCAAATCGAACAAAATGCGTTTTTCGCCGACGCTCAGTCCGCTGGAAGACCATACCGACTACAAAAACACCGCGTTCGGTGTGGATGTGTTGTCGCGCGAACACGACAAGCCGTTCTTTCTGGCGGTCGGTATCGTGAGACCGCATCTTCCGTTTACCTGCCCTAAGCAGTTCTTCGACCTCTATCCCAAGGAGGTGGAACCTCCCCGGATCAACCCGACCGATCATTCCGACATTCCGGCGGTTGGCAAGGCAATGGCGAAGGTGAGCGACGACCGCCGTTTTAAACAAGACGAGGCCTGGAACAAAGTGAGGCGTGCCTATCTTGCCTGCATTTCATGGGCGGACTACAACGTCGGTCGTCTGCTCGATGCGCTCGATGCCAGCCCGTATGCCGGAAACACAGTGGTAGTCCTATGGTCGGACCACGGCTACGGTTTGGGCGAGAAAAAGCATTTCCGCAAATTTGCCCTGTGGGAGGAGACGACCCGTGTTCCGTTCATTATCTGGGATGCACGTGAGGGCAAGCCGGTTGCCGGGCGAGAGGTGAAGGAGGGTGTTTCGCTCATCAACATTTACCGTACGCTGGCTGAACTCTCGAATCTCGATTCTCCGGAGTATGTGGATGGATTCAGTTTGGTGCCTCAATTGAGAGATCATGAGGCTCCGGTGGAGGGGCAGGCGATCTGTTCGTGGGGCAGGGGCAACTATACCGTGCGCACCCGCGACTGGCGCTACACCCGCTACTACAACGGCGGGGAAGAACTGTACGACCATACCAAGGATCCCGACGAATGGACCAACCTCGCGAAGAATCCTGAATATACCGAGGTGAAAAACCGTTTGTCCTCCAAGCTTCCGCGGCAGGAGGCTCCCATCGTGTTGGATGGGCTGGAGGGCTGGAGTATTCCTTACAGCGCTGACAAACCGCTGGAAAAAACGAATAAGGGTGAAGAATGA
- a CDS encoding sulfatase-like hydrolase/transferase encodes MDKKLTAAAVAALLVGGVFAAQPPNVVLIVCDDLNDYITGIPGATGHPQAITPNLEKLATSGVAFRRAYSNHPVCAPSRSSFLTGIYGHTSGNLFWNKWFQNPVLKNSRSLMDHFKQNGYHVAGSGKLMHHDKPDEWSEFKYKADYGPMAYDGEKRVAHPGVPKPFSDIGSVDGSWGALEDVPYANDGNPESGWIYGDWSKLKSMKPGDPTPDERNADWAAGKIADFSKQKNGKPFFLGVGFIRPHTPLHVSQKYFDMYPLDQLELPIIKTDDAADTHYREIFDPNHKGLRYYRTLVEAFNGDEEKAVKVFAQAYLACVTAVDECIGTVVDAIDNSPFKDNTIIVVTSDHGWQMGQKDYLFKNSPWEESTRIPFVVRAPGIAQAGAVAEHPVSLVDLYPTLVDLCGLPKETRKNENGAALDGHSIRPFLVNPESRSWAGPEGALSMIYIGELNKGYTAEEKNRIENQHWSYRTERWRYIRYNDGVEELYDHENDPREWKNLANSPEHQAIRKQLNQQVFSLVNETAIRQQPQTKPVTPKKKWDWFTALDSNKDDRVTEGEWLTWNKKSAVKKGEAFNETQQKTYFAERDTNGDGWLTRQELEKAKNK; translated from the coding sequence ATGGATAAGAAGCTGACTGCCGCCGCTGTGGCTGCGTTGCTGGTTGGCGGCGTTTTTGCCGCACAGCCCCCCAATGTGGTGCTGATTGTCTGCGACGATCTTAATGATTACATCACCGGCATTCCCGGAGCGACGGGGCATCCGCAGGCAATTACGCCGAACCTGGAAAAGCTGGCAACGTCGGGCGTCGCTTTCCGCCGCGCCTATTCGAACCATCCGGTCTGTGCGCCATCGCGCTCCAGCTTCCTGACGGGCATCTATGGCCATACATCCGGCAATCTGTTTTGGAACAAGTGGTTCCAGAACCCCGTGCTGAAAAACTCCCGCTCGTTGATGGATCATTTCAAGCAGAATGGCTACCACGTGGCTGGTTCCGGCAAGCTGATGCACCACGACAAACCCGATGAGTGGAGCGAATTCAAATATAAAGCCGACTATGGCCCGATGGCCTATGATGGTGAAAAGCGGGTGGCGCATCCGGGCGTGCCGAAACCGTTCAGCGATATCGGCTCGGTGGATGGCTCCTGGGGCGCGCTGGAAGATGTGCCCTATGCCAATGACGGTAATCCGGAATCGGGATGGATTTATGGTGACTGGAGCAAGCTGAAGTCGATGAAGCCGGGCGACCCGACTCCGGATGAACGCAATGCGGATTGGGCTGCGGGCAAAATCGCTGATTTTTCAAAACAGAAAAACGGGAAGCCCTTTTTCCTTGGAGTCGGTTTTATCCGTCCGCATACGCCGCTGCATGTCTCGCAGAAATATTTCGACATGTATCCGCTCGATCAGTTGGAACTTCCGATAATTAAAACCGATGATGCGGCGGATACGCACTACAGGGAAATCTTTGACCCGAACCACAAAGGGTTGCGGTATTACCGGACTCTGGTTGAAGCTTTTAATGGAGATGAGGAAAAGGCCGTTAAGGTCTTTGCCCAGGCCTATCTGGCCTGTGTGACGGCCGTGGACGAATGTATCGGCACCGTGGTCGATGCCATCGATAACAGCCCCTTCAAAGACAATACGATTATTGTGGTGACGTCCGACCATGGATGGCAGATGGGGCAGAAAGACTACCTTTTCAAAAATTCCCCATGGGAAGAGAGTACCCGTATTCCGTTTGTCGTGCGGGCTCCCGGAATCGCCCAGGCTGGTGCGGTTGCTGAGCATCCGGTTTCACTGGTCGATCTCTATCCGACCTTGGTGGACTTGTGCGGTTTGCCGAAAGAGACGCGTAAGAATGAAAACGGCGCCGCGCTGGATGGCCACAGTATTCGCCCGTTCCTCGTGAATCCGGAAAGCCGCAGTTGGGCGGGGCCGGAAGGGGCTCTTTCCATGATTTATATTGGAGAACTCAATAAAGGATATACAGCGGAAGAAAAAAACAGGATTGAAAACCAGCATTGGAGCTACCGCACTGAACGGTGGCGGTACATCCGCTATAACGACGGCGTGGAAGAGCTATACGATCATGAAAACGATCCGCGCGAGTGGAAGAATCTGGCAAACTCGCCCGAACATCAAGCCATTAGGAAGCAGCTCAACCAGCAGGTCTTCAGCCTCGTTAACGAGACGGCCATAAGGCAGCAACCCCAAACGAAACCTGTGACCCCGAAAAAAAAATGGGATTGGTTTACTGCCCTGGATTCGAACAAGGACGATAGGGTAACGGAAGGCGAGTGGCTGACCTGGAATAAAAAATCTGCCGTTAAAAAGGGCGAGGCCTTCAATGAAACACAGCAGAAAACCTACTTTGCCGAGCGTGATACCAACGGCGACGGGTGGCTGACCCGTCAGGAACTCGAAAAAGCCAAAAATAAGTGA
- a CDS encoding integrase core domain-containing protein: MEKSNGDSWFLQVVFILISRFFMPRYDARLQILKYQIEMLRDRIDDPRIITEERERTELMRLGALIDHDISDVMLVVKPRTYRDWLRKKAGKKPKRKGGRPETDEGTIQLIIRLASENLGWGYKRIFGELKKLGIKIGLTTIRDIMKRNGLNPVPDKALKNPDSTWSKFISSHIETLVAIDFFTKPVYTLMGKIDAYVLVFIHLGSRRVFMSPATFHPDEKWVLQQARNASMWLDDIGVGASHLIRDRDTKFAASFDAFWKGSGTTIIRTPPRTPQANGYAESYISTIKAQCLDHFVCLSLEHLDYINREWLAHYNFTRPHQGKEISNTVLNVDFTPTTEGEIKREKRLGGIISHYYRAAA, from the coding sequence TTGGAGAAGAGCAACGGGGATTCTTGGTTTTTGCAGGTGGTATTCATTCTCATCTCGCGGTTTTTCATGCCGCGCTACGATGCGCGTCTTCAGATACTGAAGTACCAGATCGAAATGCTGCGCGACCGAATTGACGACCCGCGGATCATTACGGAGGAAAGGGAGCGTACGGAACTTATGCGGCTGGGGGCTTTGATCGATCATGACATTTCCGATGTCATGCTGGTGGTAAAGCCCCGCACCTATCGTGATTGGTTGCGGAAGAAGGCGGGTAAAAAGCCGAAGCGCAAGGGCGGTCGCCCGGAAACGGATGAGGGAACCATCCAATTGATTATCAGACTCGCCTCCGAAAACCTTGGATGGGGATATAAGCGAATCTTTGGGGAACTGAAAAAGTTGGGAATCAAAATTGGACTGACGACTATCCGCGACATTATGAAACGCAACGGCCTCAATCCGGTTCCGGATAAAGCGCTGAAGAACCCGGACAGTACATGGTCGAAGTTTATCAGCTCGCATATTGAAACGCTCGTCGCGATCGACTTTTTTACGAAGCCGGTCTATACGCTCATGGGGAAAATTGACGCGTATGTGCTGGTGTTTATCCATCTCGGCAGCCGCCGCGTCTTCATGAGTCCGGCCACGTTTCATCCCGATGAAAAATGGGTGCTTCAACAAGCGCGGAACGCCTCCATGTGGCTGGATGATATTGGAGTCGGAGCAAGTCACCTCATCCGTGACCGCGATACGAAATTCGCGGCGAGCTTCGATGCCTTCTGGAAAGGTTCGGGAACGACAATAATCCGAACTCCACCACGCACCCCACAAGCGAATGGATACGCGGAGAGCTATATTTCTACCATTAAAGCGCAGTGCCTCGATCACTTTGTTTGCCTGAGTCTTGAACACCTTGACTACATCAACCGAGAGTGGTTGGCGCATTACAATTTCACACGGCCTCACCAAGGAAAAGAGATCAGCAATACGGTTCTTAACGTTGATTTCACACCCACGACTGAAGGTGAAATTAAACGGGAAAAGAGGCTCGGCGGAATCATTTCGCACTATTACCGCGCCGCCGCGTAG
- a CDS encoding DUF4160 domain-containing protein has translation MPTISIFYGILIKMFFYDTEKHHVPHIHAEYQDDMAVYSIENGDVLAGKLPPKKNKLVVAWIEIHKEDLMADWELAVNGQNPLPIRGLDQ, from the coding sequence ATGCCGACTATTTCCATATTTTACGGGATTTTGATTAAGATGTTTTTCTATGACACGGAAAAACATCATGTGCCGCATATCCATGCGGAGTATCAGGATGATATGGCAGTGTATTCTATCGAGAATGGAGACGTGCTGGCCGGTAAGCTACCGCCTAAAAAGAACAAGTTGGTTGTCGCGTGGATCGAAATTCATAAAGAAGATCTCATGGCCGACTGGGAACTCGCTGTTAATGGTCAAAACCCTTTACCAATCCGGGGGTTGGATCAATGA
- a CDS encoding DUF2442 domain-containing protein, translating into MIIQEVKPLEAGVLQVVAEDGRSGTVDVSPYLDSPAFAPLKNWDAFVQIRNGKYYVEWTCGADLSADTLEAKMKWS; encoded by the coding sequence ATGATTATTCAGGAAGTAAAACCCCTAGAGGCTGGAGTACTCCAAGTAGTAGCTGAAGATGGTCGTTCAGGAACAGTCGATGTTAGCCCGTATCTTGATTCTCCTGCGTTTGCTCCTTTGAAGAACTGGGATGCCTTTGTTCAGATTAGGAATGGGAAGTATTACGTGGAATGGACCTGTGGGGCAGATCTGTCTGCCGACACACTTGAGGCCAAAATGAAATGGTCGTGA
- a CDS encoding L-rhamnose/proton symporter RhaT: MNELMVPIFIVILASVFQGTFGLGMKYIKPMAWEAWWIVHATVAMVIFPLIWASLVVPDLGGVLAQAPMNEVVGGAVMGFVWGIGGIMFGVSVGYIGMSLTYGIVMGLCSIAGALIPFFLRFDSVNKASIPFIIIGLVLLAVAVYIVTVAGLKRDKLLAEEGKDIQGIQKGAAFKKGLLIASVCGILSALLAVGFDNTIEIGKLAREAGALERNTALARWVVVLAGAYLMNVAYALFLLFKNKSFGSFKTPGMIKALKWSIIAGLLWFAALGTYGQGVALMGEIGTMICWPVMLGLSLIVSNVAGMITGEWKGVAGPFKIMLLGVTVIILATVVMAYASTLKTV; this comes from the coding sequence ATGAATGAATTAATGGTGCCGATTTTTATTGTGATCCTGGCCAGTGTCTTTCAGGGCACGTTCGGGCTGGGGATGAAATATATTAAGCCGATGGCCTGGGAGGCCTGGTGGATAGTTCATGCCACGGTGGCGATGGTGATCTTCCCTCTGATATGGGCCTCGCTGGTGGTGCCGGATCTGGGTGGCGTATTGGCGCAGGCTCCGATGAATGAGGTGGTCGGCGGAGCAGTTATGGGATTTGTTTGGGGGATCGGCGGGATTATGTTCGGGGTATCGGTGGGATACATCGGCATGTCGCTGACCTATGGTATTGTGATGGGACTGTGCTCGATTGCCGGTGCATTGATCCCTTTTTTCCTGCGTTTCGATTCCGTCAACAAAGCAAGCATTCCCTTTATTATTATCGGTTTGGTTCTGTTAGCCGTTGCGGTTTATATCGTAACTGTTGCCGGTTTGAAGCGGGACAAGCTTCTGGCTGAAGAAGGCAAGGACATTCAGGGGATCCAGAAAGGAGCCGCCTTTAAAAAGGGACTGTTGATTGCGTCGGTCTGCGGAATTCTCTCCGCATTGTTGGCAGTGGGGTTTGATAATACCATCGAAATCGGAAAACTGGCTCGTGAGGCGGGTGCGTTGGAACGTAATACCGCACTGGCCCGATGGGTGGTGGTGCTGGCCGGCGCCTATCTGATGAATGTGGCCTATGCACTGTTCCTCCTCTTTAAGAATAAATCATTCGGTTCATTCAAGACTCCCGGGATGATTAAGGCGCTAAAGTGGTCGATCATTGCCGGTCTGCTTTGGTTTGCGGCGCTTGGAACCTACGGCCAGGGCGTTGCACTAATGGGTGAAATCGGCACCATGATCTGTTGGCCCGTAATGCTGGGGCTCTCGCTGATTGTAAGTAACGTTGCCGGAATGATCACCGGCGAATGGAAAGGCGTTGCCGGGCCGTTCAAAATCATGCTGCTCGGGGTGACGGTGATTATTCTGGCTACCGTCGTGATGGCCTATGCCTCTACGTTGAAGACGGTATAA
- a CDS encoding mandelate racemase/muconate lactonizing enzyme family protein — protein MISSIKTYRLQHKLEESFGFSQWHYDTRNNLIVEIIDDSGTVGYGECYGPATVTQNAVDTFYAPLLLGRDPLKNEAAWQHCWRASLDFAMKGPMMGAISGLDMALLDLKGKLLGISVSELMGGRLRDEVACYATGMYFRKQPEEELLQTILEEATDYVGQGFGALKIKIGKNMPFDKRLIVAMRNTFPDVRLMADSNHAYDLSEAVEIGRLLSEHDYKWFEEPLSPTHPDLFRQLADKVDVPIAAGECEQTRYGFQALLSKGGVQIAQPDLAYCGGPTEALKIRAVASSMGINTIAHCWGTQLNLACALHYLATTYIEPGRATPTEPLLERDLTPNPMRDAMYSMGIAIENGVAKVPVGPGLGVEPDRMEMEKYCVQKTEKTHVGKKIPDAD, from the coding sequence ATGATTTCATCGATTAAAACCTATCGTCTGCAGCATAAACTTGAAGAATCTTTTGGTTTTTCACAGTGGCACTACGATACGCGCAATAACCTGATCGTTGAAATTATTGATGATTCCGGCACGGTGGGATACGGGGAGTGCTACGGCCCGGCCACGGTGACGCAGAATGCGGTCGATACCTTTTATGCTCCGCTTCTATTGGGCAGGGATCCGCTGAAAAATGAAGCGGCTTGGCAGCACTGCTGGCGTGCTTCGCTCGATTTCGCGATGAAAGGCCCAATGATGGGGGCAATTTCAGGGCTGGATATGGCTCTACTTGACCTTAAAGGAAAATTGTTGGGTATATCCGTCTCTGAGCTGATGGGAGGGCGGCTGCGCGATGAAGTAGCGTGCTATGCCACGGGTATGTATTTTCGCAAGCAACCGGAAGAAGAATTACTGCAGACGATTCTCGAAGAAGCAACGGACTATGTTGGGCAGGGATTCGGTGCGCTTAAAATTAAGATCGGGAAAAATATGCCTTTTGATAAAAGGCTGATTGTTGCGATGCGCAATACCTTTCCCGATGTCCGATTGATGGCCGATTCGAATCATGCTTATGATCTTTCGGAAGCGGTAGAGATCGGCCGCCTGCTCAGCGAGCATGATTACAAATGGTTTGAGGAGCCGCTCTCCCCGACACATCCTGACCTTTTCCGGCAGTTGGCCGATAAAGTTGATGTTCCGATTGCTGCAGGAGAGTGCGAGCAAACCCGGTATGGTTTCCAGGCGCTGCTTTCCAAAGGTGGCGTGCAGATTGCGCAGCCCGATCTGGCTTATTGCGGTGGACCAACCGAAGCGCTTAAAATCCGTGCTGTTGCATCATCCATGGGTATCAACACCATCGCCCACTGCTGGGGCACCCAGCTCAATCTTGCCTGTGCTTTGCACTACCTCGCCACGACCTATATTGAGCCCGGAAGAGCCACGCCCACCGAGCCGCTTTTGGAAAGGGACCTGACTCCCAACCCCATGCGCGACGCTATGTATTCCATGGGAATTGCCATTGAAAACGGTGTGGCGAAGGTTCCTGTCGGGCCGGGATTAGGGGTCGAGCCGGATCGTATGGAAATGGAAAAATATTGTGTTCAGAAAACGGAGAAAACCCATGTCGGAAAAAAAATACCCGATGCTGATTAA
- a CDS encoding aldehyde dehydrogenase family protein, which yields MSEKKYPMLINGEKISTKQSFNVVNPSTGEVLGQVPEIDADSIQLTLKSADAGFKAWSAKTPAERKTVILRYAEVLEQNSKRIIALLRAETGKPQDNAEYDFGMLGNCLRFFVEEMERLDQPVLHDPDGRFMHYMLRQPLGVCVGMLAWNFPLLNVAYKIGPALAAGCSVILKPSTETPLASLEVAYLAKEAGLPDGVINMVTGRDHEMMKNMLKSDIPSMVTMIGSTRGGLEVMNAACTSIKHFSVELGGNAPVVVYPDADVADAATKVVDLKFANCGQVCVSPNRCFVHESVYDEFVEAAKARAMEVEMGPLISEKARAYILGLVESAVADGADVVCGGQAKDGEGFFMEPTILANVVRKMNVAYEEIFGPVLPIIKYSDSDDEIALANDTQYGLAAYVFTTNLKNGLRAARDIQAGSVCVNEPHYSVQLPHGGLKQSGVGKDCSRYSLEEYLTLKRVSVLVD from the coding sequence ATGTCGGAAAAAAAATACCCGATGCTGATTAACGGCGAGAAGATCAGCACGAAACAGTCGTTTAACGTCGTCAATCCATCTACGGGTGAAGTGCTCGGACAGGTGCCGGAAATTGATGCGGACAGCATTCAGTTGACGCTTAAATCAGCCGATGCGGGCTTCAAAGCCTGGTCGGCTAAAACGCCTGCAGAGCGAAAAACTGTGATTCTCCGTTATGCGGAAGTGCTGGAGCAAAACAGCAAACGGATCATTGCGCTACTACGTGCGGAAACGGGCAAGCCGCAGGATAATGCTGAATATGATTTCGGTATGCTGGGAAATTGTCTCCGCTTTTTTGTGGAGGAAATGGAGCGCCTTGATCAGCCGGTGCTGCATGATCCCGATGGCCGTTTTATGCACTATATGCTGCGTCAGCCTCTGGGTGTCTGTGTCGGTATGCTTGCCTGGAACTTTCCGTTACTGAACGTGGCCTATAAGATCGGACCGGCCTTGGCCGCAGGATGCTCGGTTATTCTCAAGCCGTCAACCGAGACGCCGCTTGCCTCGTTGGAAGTGGCGTATTTGGCGAAAGAGGCGGGATTGCCGGACGGGGTGATCAATATGGTCACCGGCCGAGACCATGAGATGATGAAAAACATGCTGAAAAGTGATATCCCCTCCATGGTGACCATGATCGGTTCCACGCGCGGCGGGTTGGAAGTCATGAATGCGGCCTGTACCAGCATCAAACATTTCTCAGTAGAACTGGGCGGCAATGCGCCGGTTGTGGTTTATCCGGATGCCGATGTGGCCGATGCCGCAACTAAAGTAGTTGATCTGAAATTTGCCAACTGCGGCCAGGTTTGTGTTTCTCCCAACCGTTGTTTTGTCCATGAATCAGTCTACGATGAGTTTGTCGAAGCCGCTAAAGCCCGTGCCATGGAAGTGGAAATGGGGCCGCTGATTTCTGAAAAGGCGCGGGCTTATATTCTGGGTTTGGTCGAATCAGCCGTCGCTGATGGCGCAGATGTGGTTTGTGGCGGACAGGCGAAAGATGGCGAAGGATTCTTCATGGAACCGACCATCCTTGCCAACGTGGTAAGAAAAATGAACGTGGCCTATGAAGAAATCTTTGGTCCCGTACTGCCTATTATTAAGTATTCTGATTCTGATGATGAAATTGCGTTGGCAAACGATACGCAATACGGGTTGGCGGCCTATGTTTTCACTACTAACCTGAAAAACGGGTTGCGTGCCGCTCGCGATATTCAGGCCGGCAGCGTGTGTGTCAATGAGCCTCATTATTCCGTACAATTGCCGCATGGAGGTCTGAAGCAGAGCGGGGTGGGAAAAGATTGCTCGCGTTACAGTCTGGAAGAATACCTGACTCTCAAGCGTGTATCCGTATTGGTCGATTAA
- the eda gene encoding bifunctional 4-hydroxy-2-oxoglutarate aldolase/2-dehydro-3-deoxy-phosphogluconate aldolase, giving the protein MFSKELMGRLKRSGVVAGFAVDQVEHAVPTAEALLAAGIDAIELTLRTDVALDAVKAIADGLPDILLGVGTILTPEQLVQVKEAGAHFGVSPGMNPRVVQAAVEHGLPFAPGICTPSDLEAAIELGCRFVKFFPAEASGGVNYLKSMAAPYRHLGIQYFPLGGLNAGNMKDYLELDNVPTIGGSWIVEKGLVESGDWNGLSARAAEVREMINKGACNV; this is encoded by the coding sequence ATGTTTTCAAAGGAATTAATGGGGCGTCTGAAACGCTCGGGTGTTGTGGCTGGTTTTGCAGTCGATCAGGTTGAGCATGCCGTTCCGACCGCCGAGGCCCTGTTGGCCGCGGGTATTGACGCCATTGAGTTGACGCTTCGCACAGATGTTGCGCTCGATGCGGTAAAGGCCATTGCTGACGGTTTGCCTGATATCCTGCTGGGGGTCGGTACGATTCTCACACCGGAACAGCTCGTTCAGGTGAAGGAGGCCGGAGCCCATTTCGGGGTGTCGCCGGGCATGAATCCGCGTGTCGTCCAGGCTGCTGTTGAACATGGGCTGCCCTTTGCGCCGGGGATTTGTACACCTTCCGATCTTGAAGCGGCTATCGAGCTGGGGTGCCGGTTTGTGAAATTCTTTCCGGCCGAGGCGAGTGGAGGCGTGAACTATCTAAAAAGCATGGCGGCCCCGTATCGGCATCTTGGGATTCAGTACTTCCCGTTGGGCGGCCTGAATGCGGGTAACATGAAGGACTACCTCGAGTTGGATAATGTTCCCACCATCGGAGGCTCGTGGATCGTGGAGAAGGGCCTTGTTGAATCCGGTGACTGGAACGGATTGAGCGCTCGTGCCGCCGAAGTGCGGGAAATGATTAATAAAGGAGCATGCAATGTATAA
- a CDS encoding Dabb family protein — translation MYKHVVLWKLKDEANGLNKAELAIEVKRRLDELPGIIPEISDYETAINIGDYGASFFDVSLIAAYPDEEAFKKYCVYPAHDAVVAYIQSVTIAEEIVDYTV, via the coding sequence ATGTATAAACATGTGGTTTTATGGAAGTTGAAAGATGAAGCGAATGGATTGAACAAGGCCGAGCTGGCTATTGAAGTCAAACGCCGGTTGGACGAACTTCCGGGGATCATCCCCGAGATCAGCGATTATGAAACGGCCATCAATATCGGCGACTATGGTGCTTCCTTTTTTGATGTCAGTCTGATCGCCGCCTATCCGGATGAGGAAGCGTTCAAAAAATACTGCGTCTATCCCGCACACGATGCCGTGGTTGCCTATATTCAATCGGTTACTATAGCTGAAGAAATTGTGGATTATACCGTATGA
- a CDS encoding sugar kinase, whose translation MKSVVTFGEIMARIAAPENLRLRQTRTFDVTYAGAEASVAASICNFGGKARYVTALPKHAMAEATMDSVRAVGIDTQFILRTDEGRLGLYFLETGANQRPSNVIYDRADSAVAITPVEAYDWDSIFDGAQWLHLSGITPALSKTAADATLVAAQKAKAAGCRVSIDLNFRGKLWKWDASKTARELARETMCGVLPLIDVVIANEEDCHDVLGICAGETDVHSGELDTARYPDVARQVVKQFPNVSLVAITLRESLSATHNNWGAMLYDAASDTPCFAPLDADGGYQSYPIKNIVDRVGGGDSFAGGLIFALVTPELAEPHKAVKYAVAASCLKHSIKGDFNYSTRAEVEALMGGSASGRVVR comes from the coding sequence ATGAAATCTGTTGTAACCTTTGGAGAAATCATGGCGCGTATTGCGGCGCCCGAGAATTTGCGCCTGCGGCAGACGCGTACGTTTGATGTGACCTATGCAGGGGCGGAAGCCAGTGTGGCGGCATCGATCTGCAATTTTGGCGGTAAGGCGCGTTACGTCACAGCACTGCCAAAGCATGCGATGGCCGAAGCCACGATGGATTCGGTACGCGCCGTGGGTATCGACACCCAGTTCATTCTGCGGACAGACGAGGGACGACTTGGGCTCTATTTTCTGGAAACAGGCGCTAATCAGCGACCGAGCAATGTTATCTATGACCGCGCGGATTCCGCAGTGGCCATCACTCCGGTTGAGGCCTATGACTGGGATTCCATTTTTGATGGAGCGCAGTGGCTACATTTAAGCGGGATCACGCCGGCACTTTCAAAGACGGCCGCGGATGCAACACTGGTGGCCGCGCAAAAGGCGAAAGCCGCCGGTTGCCGGGTTTCAATTGATCTGAATTTTCGCGGTAAGCTCTGGAAGTGGGACGCATCAAAAACCGCCCGCGAGCTGGCCCGGGAAACTATGTGCGGTGTGCTGCCCCTCATCGATGTGGTCATTGCCAATGAAGAAGACTGCCACGATGTGCTTGGGATTTGTGCGGGTGAAACCGACGTGCATTCCGGTGAACTCGATACCGCGCGGTATCCGGATGTCGCCCGCCAGGTGGTTAAACAGTTTCCGAATGTTTCGCTGGTGGCCATCACGCTACGTGAAAGCCTGTCGGCCACCCATAATAACTGGGGTGCTATGCTGTATGATGCTGCGTCGGACACGCCGTGTTTTGCGCCGCTTGATGCGGATGGCGGCTACCAGTCTTATCCCATTAAAAACATTGTCGACCGGGTCGGTGGCGGCGATTCCTTTGCCGGCGGTCTGATCTTTGCTTTGGTTACCCCCGAGCTGGCCGAGCCGCATAAGGCGGTGAAGTATGCGGTGGCCGCCTCGTGTCTGAAGCATTCAATCAAGGGCGACTTTAACTATTCAACCCGGGCGGAAGTCGAGGCGCTGATGGGCGGTTCTGCATCCGGTCGGGTTGTGCGCTGA